One Salvia splendens isolate huo1 chromosome 12, SspV2, whole genome shotgun sequence genomic window carries:
- the LOC121759071 gene encoding disease resistance RPP8-like protein 3: MWGVPIAIIDVGRQKAKERLSGIEWEEVFDSIDLSESLKKLEPMYHELDEELMACFLHMSFLKENAIMRNEKLEQIWVVSGLNTLIGGLNTWTYDLSSHSIIEVVDPYQITNKVKRCRMNPLLHKLSVKKAEEEIGFEVLSSNGNSRPSPNPRHRVIHCGREKLNQTMNQEKNLVSLIFHGGGRYLDDAGHSYWKNFELLKMLDMEDFGVKTLSETMGTLIELGYLGLRNNYIQEIPHSFGALKKLEEPLKVDALENLKTLTYISIYDWMYEVSSLKKMICLQRLGVEEVDENSDVGKLFASLALLQHLRHLTLRGFRFKSIPCLDNIGVLDRLTLKLDGHLSRLPSANNFPQLIKHLALVNTRLDEDPMPVLKKLPWLECLKMKNAYMGREMSIQFSGFPDLLVLHINELWNLRNVQVEEGADAMLEQLEIMNCPHLETLQQEIGSMKRLQKFKMIDGANITYLPLPKSSFQRELMRSDLCQKSNWLQNRDV, encoded by the exons ATGTGGGGGGTGCCAATAGCTATAATAGATGTTGGAAGACAGAAAGCAAAAGAAAGACTTTCAGGCATTGAATGGGAAGAGGTTTTTGATTCAATTGATTTGAGTGAATCATTAAAGAAATTGGAACCGATGTATCATGAATTGGATGAAGAACTCATGGCATGTTTCTTGCATATGTCCTTTTTAAAGGAAAATGCAATAATGAGGAATGAAAAGTTGGAACAAATTTGGGTTGTAAGTGGATTAAACACATTGATAGGAGGATTAAACACATGGACATACGATTTATCTAGTCACTCCATCATTGAAGTCGTAGACCCATACCAAATAACCAATAAAGTGAAAAGGTGTCGCATGAATCCTCTATTGCACAAGTTATCCGTCAAAAAAGCAGAGGAGGAAATAGGCTTTGAGGTCTTAAGCAGCAATGGAAATAGTAGACCCTCTCCGAATCCTCGTCATCGTGTTATCCATTGTGGCAGAGAGAAGCTTAATCAGACcatgaatcaagaaaaaaatcTTGTTTCTCTCATCTTCCATGGCGGTGGTCGCTACTTGGACGATGCTGGTCATTCTTATTGGAAGAATTTTGAACTCCTCAAGATGCTCGACATGGAAGATTTTGGGGTGAAGACTTTATCAGAAACTATGGGCACATTGATTGAGTTAGGGTATTTGGGATTGAGAAACAATTATATTCAAGAGATCCCTCACTCATTTGGAGCCTTGAAAAAGCTCGAG GAACCTTTGAAAGTAGATGCGTTAGAGAATCTTAAGACCCTAACCTACATCTCGATTTATGATTGGATGTACGAGGTCTCAAGCTTGAAAAAGATGATTTGTCTTCAAAGATTGGGTGTTGAAGAAGTTGATGAAAACTCAGATGTAGGCAAGCTCTTTGCATCACTAGCTTTGTTGCAGCACCTTCGTCACCTTACCTTGAGAGGGTTTCGTTTCAAAAGCATACCGTGTTTGGACAATATTGGTGTTCTAGACAGACTGACACTCAAACTGGATGGGCATTTGTCTAGGCTACCAAGTGCCAATAATTTCCCTCAGCTGATTAAACATTTGGCTTTGGTAAATACTCGTCTTGACGAAGATCCGATGCCAGTACTAAAGAAGCTGCCCTGGCTAGAGTGCCTCAAAATGAAGAATGCATACATGGGTCGGGAAATGTCTATACAGTTCAGCGGGTTTCCCGATCTCCTAGTCCTACACATCAATGAGTTGTGGAACCTGAGAAATGTACAAGTAGAAGAAGGTGCAGACGCTATGCTTGAGCAACTAGAAATCATGAATTGTCCGCATCTGGAGACCCTCCAGCAAGAGATTGGGTCGATGAAGCGTTTGCAGAAATTTAAAATG ATTGATGGAGCCAATATCACCTACTTACCTCTGCCAAAGAGTTCCTTCCAAAGAGAACTAATGAGATCAGATCTCTGCCAGAAATCAAATTGGCTGCAAAACCGTGATGTTTGA